The following coding sequences are from one Camarhynchus parvulus chromosome 1, STF_HiC, whole genome shotgun sequence window:
- the IGSF11 gene encoding immunoglobulin superfamily member 11 isoform X3, protein MTRRRPGGGGRWVPAALAALLALRGLVCPLEVSVSSGSIQVARGQTAVLPCTFTTNAALTNLNVIWMVIPLSNANQPQQVILYQGGQIFGGAPQFYGRVGFAVTMPTTSASIFINNTQLSDTGTYQCLVNNLPDRGVRNIGVIGLTVLVPPSAPLCRIQGSLDVGSDITLTCSSEEGIPRPTYLWEKLDNVPKLPPTATQAHPRSIGLIAGAVATGAVVLVVCIVLVAVALFYWKNKHKEEEEEEIPNEIREDELPPKCSSAAKTFHADASSSENDTLTSSNTYNSRYWNDPKANHATDSFTRFSNSNDAHQPPFSRSGSTSARPVYANGGHPSPAPPKTLVVTASTAPSPQEVIRSNGSVSRKPRLPHTRSYAVSQATLERIGAVPVMVPAQSRAGSLV, encoded by the exons GTCTGGTGTGTCCCCTGGAGGTGTCAGTCAGTTCAGGGAGTATCCAGGTTGCCCGAGGCCAGACAGCAGTGTTGCCCTGCACCTTCACCACTAACGCTGCTCTCACTAACCTTAATGTCATCTGGATGGTCATTCCTCTTTCCAACGCCAACCAGCCTCAACAG gttATTCTCTACCAAGGGGGTCAGATCTTTGGTGGTGCACCCCAGTTCTATGGGCGAGTGGGGTTTGCTGTGACAATGCCAACCACCAGTGCCTCCATCTTCATCAACAACACTCAGCTGTCGGATACTGGCACCTACCAGTGTTTGGTCAACAATCTTCCCGACAGAGGCGTCAGGAATATTGGAGTCATTGGACTTACTGTCTTGG TTCCTCCTTCTGCCCCGCTTTGCCGAATCCAGGGGTCCCTGGACGTGGGCAGCGATATCACACTGACCTGCAGCTCGGAAGAAGGCATCCCCCGGCCAACATACCTCTGGGAGAAACTGGACAATGTCCCCAAGTTGCCCCCAACTGCCACACAAG CTCACCCACGGAGTATCGGCCTGATTGCAGGAGCGGTGGCCACAGGTGCCGTTGTGCTCGTTGTTTGCATTGTGTTGGTGGCTGTAGCACTGTTctactggaaaaataaacacaaagaagaagaagaggaggaaattcCCAATGAGATAAG AGAGGATGAACTGCCACCCAAATGCTCCTCTGCCGCAAAGACGTTCCACGCTGATGCGTCCTCATCAGAGAACGACACCCTCACCTCCTCCAACACCTACAACAGCCGCTACTGGAACGACCCCAAAGCCAACCACGCCACAGACTCCTTCACCCGCTTCAGCAACAGCAACGATGCTCACCAGCCCCCCTTCTCCCGCTCGGGGAGCACGAGTGCCCGCCCCGTCTATGCCAACGGCGGCCACCCGTCCCCGGCTCCCCCTAAGACACTGGTGGTGACGGCCAGCACGGCGCCGTCGCCTCAGGAGGTGATCCGGAGCAACGGCTCGGTCAGCAGGAAGCCACGGCTGCCGCACACCCGTTCCTATGCAGTCAGCCAGGCCACGCTGGAGCGCATCGGGGCTGTGCCCGTCATGGTGCCCGCCCAGAGCCGGGCTGGCTCCCTGGTGTAG
- the IGSF11 gene encoding immunoglobulin superfamily member 11 isoform X2 yields MTRRRPGGGGRWVPAALAALLALRGLVCPLEVSVSSGSIQVARGQTAVLPCTFTTNAALTNLNVIWMVIPLSNANQPQQVILYQGGQIFGGAPQFYGRVGFAVTMPTTSASIFINNTQLSDTGTYQCLVNNLPDRGVRNIGVIGLTVLVPPSAPLCRIQGSLDVGSDITLTCSSEEGIPRPTYLWEKLDNVPKLPPTATQGLYQCVASNAIGTSTCLLDLQVIAPHPRSIGLIAGAVATGAVVLVVCIVLVAVALFYWKNKHKEEEEEEIPNEIREDELPPKCSSAAKTFHADASSSENDTLTSSNTYNSRYWNDPKANHATDSFTRFSNSNDAHQPPFSRSGSTSARPVYANGGHPSPAPPKTLVVTASTAPSPQEVIRSNGSVSRKPRLPHTRSYAVSQATLERIGAVPVMVPAQSRAGSLV; encoded by the exons GTCTGGTGTGTCCCCTGGAGGTGTCAGTCAGTTCAGGGAGTATCCAGGTTGCCCGAGGCCAGACAGCAGTGTTGCCCTGCACCTTCACCACTAACGCTGCTCTCACTAACCTTAATGTCATCTGGATGGTCATTCCTCTTTCCAACGCCAACCAGCCTCAACAG gttATTCTCTACCAAGGGGGTCAGATCTTTGGTGGTGCACCCCAGTTCTATGGGCGAGTGGGGTTTGCTGTGACAATGCCAACCACCAGTGCCTCCATCTTCATCAACAACACTCAGCTGTCGGATACTGGCACCTACCAGTGTTTGGTCAACAATCTTCCCGACAGAGGCGTCAGGAATATTGGAGTCATTGGACTTACTGTCTTGG TTCCTCCTTCTGCCCCGCTTTGCCGAATCCAGGGGTCCCTGGACGTGGGCAGCGATATCACACTGACCTGCAGCTCGGAAGAAGGCATCCCCCGGCCAACATACCTCTGGGAGAAACTGGACAATGTCCCCAAGTTGCCCCCAACTGCCACACAAG GTCTTTACCAATGTGTGGCTTCAAATGCCATTGGAACCAGCACTTGCCTTCTGGACCTGCAAGTCATTGCAC CTCACCCACGGAGTATCGGCCTGATTGCAGGAGCGGTGGCCACAGGTGCCGTTGTGCTCGTTGTTTGCATTGTGTTGGTGGCTGTAGCACTGTTctactggaaaaataaacacaaagaagaagaagaggaggaaattcCCAATGAGATAAG AGAGGATGAACTGCCACCCAAATGCTCCTCTGCCGCAAAGACGTTCCACGCTGATGCGTCCTCATCAGAGAACGACACCCTCACCTCCTCCAACACCTACAACAGCCGCTACTGGAACGACCCCAAAGCCAACCACGCCACAGACTCCTTCACCCGCTTCAGCAACAGCAACGATGCTCACCAGCCCCCCTTCTCCCGCTCGGGGAGCACGAGTGCCCGCCCCGTCTATGCCAACGGCGGCCACCCGTCCCCGGCTCCCCCTAAGACACTGGTGGTGACGGCCAGCACGGCGCCGTCGCCTCAGGAGGTGATCCGGAGCAACGGCTCGGTCAGCAGGAAGCCACGGCTGCCGCACACCCGTTCCTATGCAGTCAGCCAGGCCACGCTGGAGCGCATCGGGGCTGTGCCCGTCATGGTGCCCGCCCAGAGCCGGGCTGGCTCCCTGGTGTAG
- the IGSF11 gene encoding immunoglobulin superfamily member 11 isoform X1: MTRRRPGGGGRWVPAALAALLALRGLVCPLEVSVSSGSIQVARGQTAVLPCTFTTNAALTNLNVIWMVIPLSNANQPQQVILYQGGQIFGGAPQFYGRVGFAVTMPTTSASIFINNTQLSDTGTYQCLVNNLPDRGVRNIGVIGLTVLVPPSAPLCRIQGSLDVGSDITLTCSSEEGIPRPTYLWEKLDNVPKLPPTATQDQVQGTVTLRNISTVSSGLYQCVASNAIGTSTCLLDLQVIAPHPRSIGLIAGAVATGAVVLVVCIVLVAVALFYWKNKHKEEEEEEIPNEIREDELPPKCSSAAKTFHADASSSENDTLTSSNTYNSRYWNDPKANHATDSFTRFSNSNDAHQPPFSRSGSTSARPVYANGGHPSPAPPKTLVVTASTAPSPQEVIRSNGSVSRKPRLPHTRSYAVSQATLERIGAVPVMVPAQSRAGSLV; encoded by the exons GTCTGGTGTGTCCCCTGGAGGTGTCAGTCAGTTCAGGGAGTATCCAGGTTGCCCGAGGCCAGACAGCAGTGTTGCCCTGCACCTTCACCACTAACGCTGCTCTCACTAACCTTAATGTCATCTGGATGGTCATTCCTCTTTCCAACGCCAACCAGCCTCAACAG gttATTCTCTACCAAGGGGGTCAGATCTTTGGTGGTGCACCCCAGTTCTATGGGCGAGTGGGGTTTGCTGTGACAATGCCAACCACCAGTGCCTCCATCTTCATCAACAACACTCAGCTGTCGGATACTGGCACCTACCAGTGTTTGGTCAACAATCTTCCCGACAGAGGCGTCAGGAATATTGGAGTCATTGGACTTACTGTCTTGG TTCCTCCTTCTGCCCCGCTTTGCCGAATCCAGGGGTCCCTGGACGTGGGCAGCGATATCACACTGACCTGCAGCTCGGAAGAAGGCATCCCCCGGCCAACATACCTCTGGGAGAAACTGGACAATGTCCCCAAGTTGCCCCCAACTGCCACACAAG ACCAAGTCCAGGGCACTGTCACTCTCCGAAATATCAGCACTGTGTCCTCAGGTCTTTACCAATGTGTGGCTTCAAATGCCATTGGAACCAGCACTTGCCTTCTGGACCTGCAAGTCATTGCAC CTCACCCACGGAGTATCGGCCTGATTGCAGGAGCGGTGGCCACAGGTGCCGTTGTGCTCGTTGTTTGCATTGTGTTGGTGGCTGTAGCACTGTTctactggaaaaataaacacaaagaagaagaagaggaggaaattcCCAATGAGATAAG AGAGGATGAACTGCCACCCAAATGCTCCTCTGCCGCAAAGACGTTCCACGCTGATGCGTCCTCATCAGAGAACGACACCCTCACCTCCTCCAACACCTACAACAGCCGCTACTGGAACGACCCCAAAGCCAACCACGCCACAGACTCCTTCACCCGCTTCAGCAACAGCAACGATGCTCACCAGCCCCCCTTCTCCCGCTCGGGGAGCACGAGTGCCCGCCCCGTCTATGCCAACGGCGGCCACCCGTCCCCGGCTCCCCCTAAGACACTGGTGGTGACGGCCAGCACGGCGCCGTCGCCTCAGGAGGTGATCCGGAGCAACGGCTCGGTCAGCAGGAAGCCACGGCTGCCGCACACCCGTTCCTATGCAGTCAGCCAGGCCACGCTGGAGCGCATCGGGGCTGTGCCCGTCATGGTGCCCGCCCAGAGCCGGGCTGGCTCCCTGGTGTAG